In the Aliarcobacter cryaerophilus genome, one interval contains:
- a CDS encoding YciI family protein: MQFLIIAYDYDDAFERRMQSREQHIINTKKMMESGNIVSAGALIEDDKMVGSSLFVDFDTDEELDLWLEDEPYVVNRVWNMDEIQIVPVKLLPKN; encoded by the coding sequence ATGCAATTTTTAATAATAGCTTATGATTATGATGATGCTTTTGAAAGAAGAATGCAATCAAGAGAACAACATATAATAAATACTAAAAAGATGATGGAAAGTGGAAATATTGTATCTGCTGGAGCTTTAATAGAGGATGATAAGATGGTTGGTTCATCTTTGTTTGTAGATTTTGATACTGATGAGGAACTTGATTTATGGCTTGAGGATGAACCTTATGTTGTAAACAGAGTTTGGAATATGGACGAAATTCAAATTGTTCCTGTAAAACTACTTCCAAAAAACTAA
- a CDS encoding SRPBCC family protein, which produces METFEKTTLIDCSAKELFDFHLDTNNIKLITPKHTKVELLDYEDSTYEGKIVKLKTTRAFICMNWIIKIEKLKYPNLLVDVALKSPFSYWEHSHIFTQKGNLCELKDSIKFKLPFGIFGKLILPFIKKDIKNMFEYRHIQTKKYFSKKD; this is translated from the coding sequence ATGGAAACATTTGAAAAAACTACTTTAATAGATTGTAGTGCAAAAGAGCTATTTGATTTTCATCTTGATACAAATAACATTAAACTAATAACTCCAAAACATACAAAAGTGGAGCTGTTGGATTATGAAGACTCAACTTATGAGGGAAAAATAGTAAAGCTAAAAACTACGAGAGCTTTTATTTGTATGAATTGGATAATAAAAATTGAAAAATTAAAATATCCAAATTTACTTGTTGATGTGGCTTTAAAATCTCCTTTTTCTTATTGGGAACATAGCCATATATTTACTCAAAAAGGTAATTTATGTGAATTAAAAGATAGTATTAAGTTTAAATTACCTTTTGGTATATTTGGAAAATTGATTTTGCCATTTATTAAAAAAGATATAAAAAATATGTTTGAGTATAGACATATTCAAACAAAAAAATATTTTAGTAAAAAGGATTAA
- a CDS encoding glutathione peroxidase translates to MSIYDIEVKDIDGKVFTMKKYENRVMLIVNVASKCGFTNQYEGLEELHKKYFDKGLSVLGFPCNQFLSQEPGTEDEIKEFCSLTYGVEFEMFSKIDVNGENAHPLYKFLKESSKGVLGTEAIKWNFTKFLVDKNGKVVKRYAPSTKPSEIENDILNLL, encoded by the coding sequence ATGAGTATATATGATATTGAAGTAAAAGATATAGATGGTAAAGTTTTTACTATGAAAAAGTATGAAAATAGAGTAATGTTAATTGTAAATGTTGCTAGTAAATGTGGTTTTACAAACCAATATGAGGGTTTAGAAGAGTTACATAAAAAATATTTTGATAAAGGATTATCAGTTTTAGGTTTTCCTTGTAATCAGTTTTTATCACAAGAACCAGGAACAGAAGATGAGATTAAAGAGTTTTGCTCATTAACTTATGGTGTAGAGTTTGAAATGTTTAGTAAAATTGATGTAAATGGAGAGAATGCTCACCCTTTATATAAATTTTTAAAAGAGAGTTCAAAAGGAGTTTTAGGAACTGAGGCTATAAAATGGAATTTTACAAAATTTTTAGTTGATAAAAATGGTAAAGTGGTAAAAAGATATGCTCCTAGTACAAAACCAAGTGAGATAGAAAATGATATTTTAAACTTACTTTAG